A single window of Eucalyptus grandis isolate ANBG69807.140 chromosome 1, ASM1654582v1, whole genome shotgun sequence DNA harbors:
- the LOC104444710 gene encoding LOW QUALITY PROTEIN: zeatin O-glucosyltransferase (The sequence of the model RefSeq protein was modified relative to this genomic sequence to represent the inferred CDS: deleted 2 bases in 1 codon) translates to MSSQDPPNGLNIKDVPGSVAVIMVPLPAQGHLNQLLQLAHLVSSYGVPVHYVGSATHNRQAKLRSHVPPSSAPGDIRFHDFPTPPIPSPAPSLSSPHKFPSHLQPAFDAALSLRSPVASFVQSLSSGSRRVVVVHDSLMASVVQDAASVPNAEIYEFKTISAFTLCSFKWERIDGAPPEVELDIAELISSKGFPSIQDSSTDEFLKFRASQKECKKLNSGCIYNTCRVVEGRFVDLYASATANGTATKHWAIGPFNPVKVPEKTSTRSAHWCMEWLDKQAPSSVIYVSFGTTTALSDEQIREIAMGLERSGQKFIWVLREADKADIFGGGGEARIIELPQGFEEMAAARDLGVVVRDWAPQLEILGHPATGGFLSHCGWNSCMESISMGVPILAWPMHSDQPRNAVLITRVLKIGLIVKDWMSQDDVVKSSIIEGAVKALMVTEEGEEARKRAAELGAAVRGSMDEGGVSRAELDSFIAHIAR, encoded by the exons ATGTCCTCCCAAGATCCACCAAATGGCCTAAATATCAAAGACGTCCCAGGATCAGTGGCGGTGATCATGGTGCCTCTCCCGGCGCAAGGCCACCTCAACCAGCTCCTCCAGCTCGCCCACCTCGTCTCCTCCTACGGCGTCCCCGTCCACTACGTCGGCTCCGCCACCCACAACCGCCAGGCCAAGCTCCGCTCCCACGTCCCGCCCTCATCCGCGCCCGGCGACATCCGCTTCCACGACTTCCCGACCCCGCCCATCCCCTCCCCCGCCCCCAGCCTTAGTTCCCCTCACAAGTTCCCCTCCCACCTCCAGCCCGCGTTCGATGCCGCTTTGTCGCTCCGCAGCCCTGTCGCCTCCTTCGTCCAATCCCTGTCCTCGGGGTCGAGGCGGGTCGTAGTGGTCCACGACTCGCTGATGGCGTCTGTGGTCCAGGACGCTGCCTCGGTCCCCAACGCCGAGATTTACGAATTCAAAACTATTTCCGCGTTCACGCTCTGTTCGTTCAAGTGGGAGAGGATA GATGGCGCCCCACCGGAGGTGGAGCTTGACATCGCGGAGCTCATCTCCTCCAAGGGCTTCCCGTCCATCCAGGACTCCTCCACCGACGAGTTCTTGAAGTTCAGGGCGTCGCAGAAAGAGTGCAAGAAGTTGAACTCGGGGTGTATCTACAACACATGCAGGGTCGTTGAAGGCCGTTTCGTAGATTTATATGCCAGCGCAACAGCGAACGGCACTGCAACCAAGCACTGGGCAATCGGGCCGTTCAACCCGGTTAAAGTACCTGAAAAGACTTCGACAAGATCGGCTCACTGGTGCATGGAGTGGCTCGACAAGCAAGCACCGAGCTCGGTGATATACGTGTCATTCGGCACCACGACAGCGCTGAGCGACGAGCAGATCCGTGAGATCGCTATGGGGTTAGAACGTAGTGGACAGAAGTTCATCTGGGTATTAAGGGAAGCTGATAAGGCCGACATTttcggcggaggaggagaggcgAGGATAATCGAACTGCCCCAGGGGTTTGAAGAGATGGCAGCGGCTCGAGATTTAGGGGTGGTGGTGAGGGATTGGGCGCCTCAGCTCGAGATCTTGGGGCACCCGGCAACCGGCGGGTTCTTGAGccactgcgggtggaactctTGCATGGAGAGCATCAGCATGGGAGTGCCGATCCTCGCGTGGCCGATGCATTCGGATCAGCCCCGGAATGCAGTCTTGATCACACGAGTCCTCAAGATTGGACTCATCGTCAAGGATTGGATGAGCCAAGACGACGTCGTGAAGTCCTCCATCATCGAAGGCGCCGTGAAGGCGCTCATGGTGACGGAGGAAGGGGAGGAGGCGAGGAAGAGGGCGGCCGAGTTAGGGGCAGCTGTCCGGGGGTCGATGGATGAGGGCGGAGTTTCTCGGGCCGAGCTGGACTCTTTCATTGCTCACATCGCTAGATAG
- the LOC104444676 gene encoding uncharacterized protein LOC104444676, whose amino-acid sequence MDNRLETSLDKINSKKSDKGVDAIKEDQLSSIEVKNVSKPIPSSPGSIWQAKVFDPESGGTVGPNAIVDDTDVSGEVYMEACIVPEDVMRAGGFGARDDISRFLPVASDSTDFEAALRDARDYEELQEEVCRPGLGWTEGTPRE is encoded by the exons ATGGACAATCGGTTGGAAACTTCACTCG ATAAGATAAACAGCAAGAAGAGTGACAAGGGGGTTGATGCTATTAAGGAGGATCAGCTTTCCTCAATCGAAGTTAAGAATGTCTCGAAACCAATTCCAAGTTCCCCTGGAAGTATTTGGCAGGCCAAAGTTTTTGATCCAGAATCTGGGGGAACTGTTGGACCGAATGCAATTGTTGATGACACTGACGTTTCTGGTGAAGTATACATGGAAGCGTGCATAGTTCCTGAGGATGTAATGAGGGCTGGAGGTTTTGGGGCCAGAGACGATATAAGTAGATTTCTTCCAGTTGCCAGTGATTCTACAGACTTTGAAGCTGCTCTGCGTGATGCGCGGGACTATGAGGAATTGCAAGAGGAAGTATGCAGACCGGGTCTTGGCTGGACAGAAGGTACACCAAGAGAATAG
- the LOC104444702 gene encoding eukaryotic translation initiation factor 3 subunit E has translation MASYDLTPRIAPNLDRHLVFPMLEFLQERQLYPDEEILKSKIELLSQTNMVDYAMDIHKSLYHTEDVPQDMMERRAEVVARLKALEEAATPLVNFLQNPSAVQELRADRSYNLQMLQDRHQIGPEQIEALYQYAKFQFECGNYSGAADYLYQYRALCTNSERNLSALWGKLAAEILMQNWDIALEELNRLKEIIDSKSFSSPLNQVQSRIWLMNWSLFIFFNNENGRTQIIDLFNQDKYLNAIQTNAPHLLRYLATAFIVNKRRRPQFKDFIRVVQQEQHAFKDPIIEFLACVYVNYDFDGAQKKMRECEELILNDPFLGKRVEEGNFSTVPLRDEFLENARLFIFETYCRIHRRIDLGVLAEKVNLNYEEAERWIVNLIRTSKLEAKIDSKLGTIVIEPNNPNVYEQLIDHTKGLSGRTYKLVTQVLEHAQAQPAR, from the exons ATGGCTTCGTACGACCTCACGCCTCGCATCGCGCCGAACCTCGACCGGCACCTGGTGTTCCCCATGCTGGAGTTCCTGCAGGAGCGGCAGCTCTACCCCGACGAGGAGATCCTCAAGTCCAAGATCGAGCTCCTGAGCCAGACCAACATGGTCGACTACGCCATGGACATCCACAAGAGCCTCTACCACACCGAGGACGTCCCTCAAG ATATGATGGAGAGGAGGGCGGAGGTGGTGGCGAGGCTCAAGGCGCTGGAGGAGGCGGCGACGCCCCTCGTCAATTTCCTGCAGAACCCTAGCGCCGTCCAGGAGCTGAGGGCCGACAGGAGCTACAATCTCCAGATGCTCCAAGATCGACACCAG ATTGGTCCGGAGCAGATAGAGGCATTGTATCAGTATGCCAAATTCCAGTTCGAATGTGGGAACTATTCGGGTGCTGCTGACTATCTGTACCAGTACAGGGCGCTGTGTACAAACAGTGAAAGGAATCTGAGTGCATTGTGGGGAAAGCTGGCTGCTGAGATTCTGATGCAAAACTGGGATATTGCTCTCGAGGAACTTAATCGTCTGAAGGAGATCATAGACTCCAAG AGTTTCTCATCCCCTCTGAACCAAGTGCAAAGTAGGATATGGTTGATGAATTGGagtctcttcatctttttcaacaATGAGAATGGGAGGACTCAGATCATTGACCTGTTTAATCAGGACAA ATACCTGAATGCCATTCAGACAAATGCTCCCCATCTTTTACGTTATCTGGCCACTGCATTTATCGTCAACAAAAGAAGGCGTCCTCAGTTCAAGGATTTTATCAGGGTTGTTCAACAAGAGCAGCATGCCTTCAAAGATCCAATCATAGAGTTTTTAGCATGTGTCTATGTCAATTACGACTTTGATGgtgcacaaaagaaaatgagagagtgTGAAGAA TTGATCTTGAATGACCCTTTCCTTGGAAAAAGAGTTGAAGAAGGGAACTTTTCCACTGTGCCATTGAGAGACGAGTTTCTAGAAAATGCCCGCCTTTTCATATTTGAGACCTACTGCCGAATACATAGAAGAATTGATTTGGG GGTCCTTGCAGAGAAAGTGAATTTGAATTACGAAGAGGCTGAGAGATGGATTGTCAATCTTATTCGGACCTCGAAACTCGAAGCCAAGATTGATTCCAAATTGGGGACCATTGTCATAGAACCTAACAACCCGAATGT GTATGAACAGCTGATAGACCATACGAAGGGACTCTCGGGGCGCACTTACAAGCTAGTCACTCAAGTTCTGGAGCATGCACAGGCACAGCCTGCTCGATAA
- the LOC104414537 gene encoding calcium-binding protein CBP isoform X2 codes for MAGYPNAPPNYGYGTPPQPPYGQQPYGAPSAPYGAPPQDPYGAAPPPPVVAYPPAPGGSPYGNPFAALMPSQFPPGTDPSLVACFQLADQDKSGFIDDKELQKALSTYDQSFSMRTVHLLMYLFTGTNTRKIGPKEFTQVFYSLQNWRGIFERFDRDRSGKIDANELREALLSLGFSISPAVLDLLVSKFDKSGGKNKAIEYDNFIECCLTVKGLTEKFKERDTMYSGSATFNYEGFMLTVLPFLIA; via the exons ATGGCCGGATACCCCAACGCGCCGCCGAACTACGGCTACGGAACGCCGCCGCAGCCACCGTACGGGCAGCAGCCCTACGGCGCTCCTTCCGCTCCCTACGGCGCGCCGCCCCAGGACCCCTACGGAGCCGCCCCGCCACCGCCGGTCGTCGCATACCCGCCGGCGCCGGGGGGGTCGCCGTACGGGAACCCGTTCGCGGCGCTGATGCCGTCTCAGTTCCCGCCGGGGACGGACCCCAGCCTGGTGGCGTGCTTCCAGCTGGCGGACCAGGATAAGAGCGGGTTCATCGACGACAAGGAGCTCCAGAAGGCGCTGTCGACGTACGACCAGAGCTTCAGCATGAGGACGGTCCACCTGCTGATGTACTTGTTCACCGGCACCAACACGAGGAAGATCG GACCCAAGGAATTCACCCAGGTGTTTTACAGTCTCCAGAACTGGAGG GGCATATTTGAGAGATTTGACAGGGATAGGAGTGGGAAGATCGATGCCAATGAGTTGAGAGAGGCGCTTCTGAGTCTGGGATTCTCCATCTCGCCTGCCGTTCTTGACTTGCTCGTCTCCAAGTTCGACAAAAGTGGAGGCAAGAACAAGGCCATTGAATACGACAACTTCATCGA GTGCTGCCTTACTGTCAAG GGGCTGACCGAGAAGTTCAAGGAGAGGGACACCATGTACTCGGGCTCGGCAACTTTCAACTACGAGGGCTTCATGCTGACTGTCTTGCCTTTCCTCATTGCTTGA
- the LOC104414537 gene encoding calcium-binding protein CBP isoform X1, which yields MAGYPNAPPNYGYGAPPPPYGAAPAYGQQPYGAPAAPYGAPSAPYGAPPPAADKPAKDKPPKDPYGAAAAGGYPPPPGASAYGNPFAALMPSQFPPGTDPSLVASFQMADLDRSGFIDDKELQRALSTYNQSFSLRTVHLLMYLFTNTNARKIGPKEFTQVFYSLQNWRGIFERFDRDRSGKIDANELREALLSLGFSISPAVLDLLVSKFDKSGGKNKAIEYDNFIECCLTVKGLTEKFKERDTMYSGSATFNYEGFMLTVLPFLIA from the exons ATGGCCGGATACCCGAACGCGCCGCCGAACTACGGCTACGGGGCGCCGCCGCCACCGTACGGCGCCGCTCCGGCGTACGGGCAGCAGCCCTACGGCGCTCCCGCGGCCCCCTACGGCGCGCCGTCCGCCCCCTACGGCGCGCCGCCCCCCGCCGCGGACAAGCCGGCGAAGGACAAGCCCCCGAAGGACCCCTACGGAGCCGCCGCGGCCGGCGGGTACCCGCCGCCGCCCGGGGCGTCGGCCTACGGGAACCCGTTCGCGGCGCTGATGCCGTCGCAGTTCCCGCCGGGGACGGACCCGAGCCTGGTGGCGAGCTTCCAGATGGCGGACTTGGACCGGAGCGGGTTCATTGACGACAAGGAGCTGCAGCGGGCGCTGTCGACGTACAACCAGAGCTTCAGCTTGAGGACGGTCCACCTGCTGATGTACCTGTTCACCAACACCAACGCGAGGAAGATCG GACCCAAGGAATTCACCCAGGTGTTTTACAGTCTCCAGAACTGGAGG GGCATATTTGAGAGATTTGACAGGGATAGGAGTGGGAAGATCGATGCCAATGAGTTGAGAGAGGCGCTTCTGAGTCTGGGATTCTCCATCTCGCCTGCCGTTCTTGACTTGCTCGTCTCCAAGTTCGACAAAAGTGGAGGCAAGAACAAGGCCATTGAATACGACAACTTCATCGA GTGCTGCCTTACTGTCAAG GGGCTGACCGAGAAGTTCAAGGAGAGGGACACCATGTACTCGGGCTCGGCAACTTTCAACTACGAGGGCTTCATGCTGACTGTCTTGCCTTTCCTCATTGCTTGA